One Streptomyces coeruleorubidus DNA segment encodes these proteins:
- a CDS encoding AfsR/SARP family transcriptional regulator, producing the protein MDGVPDGVPRVPEQRRSDSSAQPPKSPESGESGESGGSTARAALRFGVLGPVRAWRGDEPLTTGSPQQRALLAALLLREGRTATAAELIDALWGEDPPSQALAALRTYASRLRKVLDSGVLVSESGGYAIRGLGDGALDLAVAQDLATEAEKARSAGDLCHAREVLRRALALWDGETLAGVPGPYAEAQRVRLEEWRLQLAESRLDMDLEQGCHAEAVSELTALTAAHPLRERLRELLMLALYRSGRQAEALAVYADTRRLLADELGVDPRPGLSELQQRILQADPGLAEPSSPAPEPASVQVRPAQLPATVPDFTGRSGFVRELGDILASAENRVMAVSALAGIGGVGKTTLAVHVAHQARGAFPDGQLYVDLQGAGARAAEPETVLGSFLRALGTADSAIPDSLEERAALYRSVLAGRRVLVLLDNARDAAQVRPLLPGTDGCAALVTSRMRMVDLAGAHLIDLDVMAPDEALALFTKIVGEERVASERKAALDVVAACGFLPLAIRIAASRLAARRTWTVSVLAAKLADERRRLDELQAGDLAVKATFELGYGQLEPAQARAFRLLGLADGPDISLPAAAAILDLPVEDTEDLLESLVDTSLLESAAPGRYRFHDLVRLYARACAERDELPPSERGAALSRLLDFYLASAAGVYAIERPGDRLVDHLAVTVHPGLVFPDRRAARDWLYTEANCLLAFARQSASCPESLPRAIDLLWAALDLSESGAHPREYEATARALLEAAREVGVPQVEARALMTLAHAHVDGGRFDMADQEAEQVIRLARQASDLLPVCWGRNARGIIALYQNRNADGEDHLSHAIQHFRTLGDRPGEASALCNLSRIHLAAGRTQSAVALAQQGIEIYDAMGNSMRGANGRYALGMALTQSGGLTAAADRLHEALEVFRDSRQRLWEGMTLFRLAEVDIAARRNAQAATNAELALTVLRGIGGEWRRGNVLTVLGRALTGIGQTDRAQACWREALHIYEGLGAPEAMAVRELLTPVQAV; encoded by the coding sequence ATGGACGGTGTACCGGACGGTGTACCGCGCGTACCGGAGCAGCGGCGTTCCGACTCCTCGGCACAGCCGCCGAAGTCACCGGAGTCGGGGGAGTCGGGGGAATCGGGGGGATCGACGGCGCGGGCGGCGTTGCGCTTCGGCGTGCTCGGGCCGGTGCGCGCCTGGCGGGGCGACGAGCCGCTCACCACCGGTTCCCCCCAGCAGCGCGCCCTGCTCGCCGCCCTGCTGCTGCGCGAGGGCCGTACCGCCACGGCCGCGGAGCTGATCGACGCCCTGTGGGGCGAGGACCCGCCCTCGCAGGCCCTGGCGGCGCTGCGGACGTACGCCTCCCGTCTGCGCAAGGTGCTGGACTCCGGCGTCCTGGTCAGCGAATCCGGCGGATACGCGATACGGGGCCTCGGCGACGGTGCCCTGGACCTGGCCGTCGCCCAGGACCTGGCGACCGAGGCGGAGAAGGCCCGGTCGGCCGGCGATCTCTGCCACGCCCGTGAGGTGCTGCGGCGGGCCCTCGCCCTGTGGGACGGGGAGACGCTGGCCGGCGTACCCGGCCCGTACGCGGAGGCACAGCGCGTCCGCCTGGAGGAGTGGCGGCTCCAACTCGCCGAATCCCGCCTGGACATGGACCTGGAGCAGGGCTGCCACGCGGAGGCGGTCTCGGAGCTCACCGCCCTCACCGCGGCCCATCCGCTCCGCGAGCGGCTCCGCGAACTGCTGATGCTGGCGCTGTACCGCAGCGGCCGCCAGGCCGAGGCCCTCGCGGTGTACGCCGACACGCGCCGTCTGCTCGCCGACGAACTGGGCGTGGACCCGCGCCCCGGCCTGAGCGAACTGCAACAGCGGATCCTCCAGGCCGACCCGGGACTGGCGGAGCCCTCCTCCCCCGCCCCCGAGCCGGCCTCCGTCCAGGTCCGCCCGGCCCAGCTGCCGGCGACGGTGCCGGACTTCACCGGCCGCTCCGGCTTCGTCCGCGAGCTCGGCGACATCCTGGCCTCCGCCGAGAACCGGGTCATGGCGGTCTCGGCCCTGGCCGGCATCGGCGGCGTGGGCAAGACGACCCTCGCGGTGCACGTGGCCCACCAGGCGCGCGGGGCGTTCCCGGACGGGCAGTTGTACGTCGACCTCCAGGGCGCGGGCGCCCGGGCGGCGGAGCCGGAGACGGTCCTGGGCTCCTTCCTGCGTGCCCTCGGCACGGCCGACTCGGCGATCCCCGACTCCCTGGAGGAGCGCGCGGCGCTGTACCGCTCGGTCCTGGCCGGCCGCCGCGTCCTGGTCCTGCTGGACAACGCCCGCGACGCCGCCCAGGTACGCCCCCTGCTGCCCGGCACGGACGGCTGCGCCGCCCTGGTCACCTCCCGGATGCGGATGGTGGACCTGGCGGGCGCCCATCTGATCGACCTGGACGTGATGGCGCCGGACGAGGCCCTGGCGCTGTTCACGAAGATCGTGGGCGAGGAGCGGGTGGCGTCCGAGCGGAAGGCCGCCCTGGACGTGGTGGCGGCCTGCGGCTTCCTGCCGCTCGCGATCCGCATCGCGGCCTCCCGCCTGGCGGCCCGCCGTACCTGGACGGTGTCGGTCCTCGCGGCGAAGCTCGCCGACGAACGCCGCCGCCTGGACGAACTCCAGGCCGGCGACCTGGCGGTGAAGGCCACCTTCGAGCTGGGCTACGGACAGCTGGAGCCCGCCCAGGCCCGCGCCTTCCGCCTGCTGGGCCTGGCCGACGGCCCGGACATCTCCCTCCCGGCCGCTGCGGCGATCCTGGACCTGCCCGTGGAGGACACCGAGGACCTCCTGGAATCCCTGGTGGACACCTCACTGCTCGAGTCGGCCGCTCCCGGCCGCTACCGCTTCCACGATCTGGTACGGCTCTACGCGCGTGCCTGTGCGGAAAGGGACGAGCTGCCGCCGAGCGAGCGGGGAGCGGCGCTGTCACGGCTGCTGGACTTCTACCTGGCGTCCGCGGCCGGGGTGTACGCGATCGAGCGGCCGGGAGACCGGCTGGTGGATCATCTGGCGGTCACGGTTCATCCGGGGTTGGTGTTCCCTGACCGGAGGGCTGCGCGGGACTGGCTCTACACCGAGGCGAACTGCCTGTTGGCCTTCGCCCGCCAGTCGGCGAGCTGTCCCGAGAGCCTCCCAAGGGCCATCGACCTCCTGTGGGCCGCGCTCGACCTCTCCGAGTCCGGCGCACACCCGAGGGAGTACGAAGCGACGGCAAGAGCACTGCTGGAGGCGGCACGGGAGGTGGGCGTTCCCCAAGTGGAAGCCCGCGCACTGATGACTCTGGCCCATGCGCACGTCGACGGCGGGCGCTTCGACATGGCGGACCAGGAAGCCGAGCAGGTGATACGCCTTGCCCGGCAGGCGAGTGACCTCCTCCCCGTGTGCTGGGGGCGCAACGCCCGCGGCATCATCGCGCTGTACCAGAACCGCAATGCGGACGGTGAGGATCACCTCTCCCATGCCATCCAGCACTTCCGCACACTGGGCGACCGTCCGGGAGAGGCCAGCGCACTGTGCAACCTGTCCCGCATCCACCTCGCGGCGGGGCGGACCCAGAGCGCGGTGGCACTGGCCCAGCAGGGCATCGAGATCTACGATGCCATGGGCAACTCCATGCGGGGTGCCAACGGCCGCTACGCACTGGGAATGGCACTCACCCAGAGCGGCGGGCTCACGGCGGCGGCGGACAGGCTCCACGAGGCGTTGGAGGTCTTCCGTGACAGCCGGCAGCGACTCTGGGAGGGCATGACCCTGTTCCGCCTCGCCGAAGTCGACATCGCCGCACGGCGCAACGCCCAAGCGGCGACCAACGCCGAACTCGCCCTGACGGTGCTGCGCGGCATCGGCGGTGAATGGCGGCGCGGCAACGTCCTCACGGTGCTGGGGCGCGCGCTTACAGGTATCGGGCAGACGGATCGCGCGCAGGCGTGCTGGCGGGAAGCTCTTCACATCTACGAGGGGTTGGGGGCCCCCGAGGCCATGGCCGTGCGGGAACTGCTGACCCCCGTGCAGGCGGTGTGA
- a CDS encoding SMP-30/gluconolactonase/LRE family protein, whose amino-acid sequence MPGEQPQTYETLDERFRTGRCQAGDSRLETLFEGCRWAEGPVYVPAGRYLLWSDIPNDRLLRWDETTGSVGVFRSPAGYPNGNTLDGQGRLITCEQGNRRVTRTEHDGSVTVIAERFRGKRLNSPNDAVVRSDGSVWFSDPEFGIATDYEGHRAQSEIGARNVYRVDPGSGEVRVAAEGFQGPNGLVFSPDERKLYVSDSVANHIRVFDVRPNGTLTGGDVFAECRSGNFDNIRFDDEGRLWAAAMHGGVHCYDPDGTLLGRILVPGTVANIRFGGARRNRLFIAADTTLYSLVMSVTGTPPLPPVSR is encoded by the coding sequence ATGCCCGGCGAACAACCGCAGACGTACGAGACGCTCGACGAGCGGTTCCGGACCGGCCGGTGTCAGGCGGGGGACTCGCGGCTGGAGACGTTGTTCGAGGGGTGCCGGTGGGCCGAGGGGCCGGTGTACGTGCCGGCCGGGCGGTATCTGCTGTGGAGCGACATCCCGAACGACCGGCTGCTGCGGTGGGACGAGACCACGGGGTCCGTCGGGGTGTTCCGCTCGCCCGCCGGGTATCCCAACGGCAACACCCTGGACGGCCAGGGCCGGCTCATCACCTGCGAGCAGGGCAACCGGCGGGTGACCCGGACCGAGCACGACGGCTCGGTCACCGTGATCGCCGAGCGGTTCCGGGGGAAGCGGCTCAACAGTCCGAACGACGCCGTCGTGAGGTCCGACGGGTCGGTGTGGTTCTCCGATCCCGAGTTCGGGATCGCGACCGACTACGAGGGGCACCGCGCGCAGAGCGAGATCGGCGCCCGGAACGTGTACCGCGTGGACCCCGGCAGCGGCGAGGTGCGCGTGGCCGCCGAGGGGTTCCAGGGCCCCAACGGGCTGGTGTTCTCCCCCGACGAGCGCAAGCTGTACGTGTCGGACAGCGTGGCCAATCACATCCGCGTCTTCGACGTCCGGCCGAACGGCACCCTGACCGGCGGCGACGTCTTCGCCGAGTGCCGCAGCGGCAACTTCGACAACATCCGGTTCGACGACGAGGGACGCCTGTGGGCCGCCGCCATGCACGGCGGTGTGCACTGCTACGACCCCGACGGCACGCTCCTCGGCCGCATCCTCGTGCCCGGCACCGTCGCCAACATCCGCTTCGGCGGCGCCCGGCGCAACCGGCTGTTCATCGCCGCCGACACCACCCTCTACTCCCTGGTCATGTCCGTCACCGGGACCCCGCCGCTGCCGCCGGTCAGCCGCTGA
- a CDS encoding FadD3 family acyl-CoA ligase, which translates to MRADTEWGSIPGLVRAAAERYADAEAVVEGRTRITYAELGARVERAAAACLANGIRPGDRVGIWAPNTLDWIVSALGAVSAGAVLVPLNTRFKGAEAADVLRRSGARLLFVTGTFLGTSYVASLRRAAGQGPGLGPLPGLPALEHVVVLSEDAPADFLTWKDFLASGEAVGAAQVRARAEAVDGSRPSDIVITSGTTGRPKGAVITHAQTLRAYGIWSELAGLTRGDRYLIVNPFFHTFGYKAGVIACLIRGATMIPQPVFNVNTVLANIAAERVSVLPGPPTLLQSLLDHPARDAHDLSALRLVVTGAAVVPLRLVERLRGELGIGTVLTAYGLSEAGGVVTMCRRGDDPAVIASTSGRAIPGTQVRVVNSRGEPQEPGRPGEVLVRGFNVMTGYHEDEAATAEVLTEDGWLRTGDVGVLDAAGNLRITDRLKDMFIVGGFNAYPAEIEQLLGLHPDVADVAVIGVPDARLGEVGRAYVVRRPGALVTADDLIAWSRREMANYKVPRTVEFVAELPRNASGKVVKGALRDGLLSG; encoded by the coding sequence GTGCGAGCGGATACGGAGTGGGGAAGCATCCCGGGCCTGGTGCGGGCGGCCGCCGAGAGGTACGCGGACGCCGAGGCGGTCGTCGAGGGCCGCACCCGGATCACCTACGCGGAACTGGGCGCCCGTGTGGAGCGCGCGGCGGCGGCCTGCCTGGCGAACGGCATCCGACCGGGCGACCGGGTCGGCATCTGGGCGCCGAACACGCTCGACTGGATCGTCAGCGCCCTGGGCGCGGTCTCGGCAGGCGCGGTGCTCGTGCCGTTGAACACACGTTTCAAGGGCGCGGAGGCGGCGGACGTCCTGCGCCGCAGCGGGGCGCGGCTGCTGTTCGTGACGGGCACGTTCCTCGGCACGTCGTACGTGGCGTCGCTGCGCAGGGCGGCGGGACAGGGCCCGGGCCTCGGCCCGCTGCCCGGCCTGCCGGCCCTGGAGCACGTGGTGGTCCTCTCGGAGGACGCCCCGGCCGACTTCCTCACCTGGAAGGACTTCCTGGCGAGCGGAGAGGCGGTCGGGGCGGCGCAGGTGCGGGCGAGGGCGGAGGCGGTCGACGGCTCCCGGCCCTCGGACATCGTCATCACCTCGGGCACGACGGGCCGCCCGAAGGGCGCGGTCATCACCCACGCGCAGACGCTGCGGGCGTACGGCATCTGGAGCGAGCTGGCGGGCCTGACCCGGGGCGACCGCTACCTCATCGTCAACCCGTTCTTCCACACCTTCGGCTACAAGGCCGGGGTGATCGCCTGCCTGATCCGGGGCGCGACGATGATCCCCCAGCCGGTGTTCAACGTGAACACGGTCCTGGCCAACATCGCGGCGGAACGGGTCTCCGTGCTCCCCGGCCCCCCGACCCTCCTCCAGTCCCTCCTGGACCACCCGGCACGGGACGCGCACGACCTGTCGGCACTGCGCCTCGTGGTGACGGGAGCGGCGGTGGTGCCGCTGAGACTCGTCGAGCGGCTGCGTGGGGAACTCGGCATCGGCACGGTCCTGACGGCCTACGGCCTCTCCGAGGCCGGCGGCGTCGTCACGATGTGCCGGCGCGGCGACGACCCGGCGGTGATCGCGTCGACGTCGGGCCGCGCGATCCCCGGCACCCAGGTGCGGGTCGTGAACTCCCGGGGCGAGCCCCAGGAACCGGGCAGGCCGGGCGAGGTCCTGGTCCGCGGCTTCAACGTCATGACCGGCTACCACGAGGACGAGGCCGCCACCGCCGAGGTGCTGACGGAGGACGGCTGGCTGCGCACGGGCGACGTCGGCGTCCTGGACGCCGCGGGCAACCTGCGCATCACCGACCGCCTCAAGGACATGTTCATCGTCGGCGGCTTCAACGCCTACCCCGCCGAGATAGAGCAACTCCTGGGCCTGCACCCGGACGTGGCTGACGTCGCGGTGATCGGCGTACCCGACGCCCGGCTGGGGGAGGTCGGCAGGGCCTACGTCGTACGGCGCCCGGGCGCACTTGTGACGGCGGACGACCTGATCGCCTGGTCCCGCAGGGAGATGGCCAACTACAAGGTCCCGAGGACGGTGGAGTTCGTGGCGGAGCTGCCCCGCAACGCGAGCGGAAAGGTCGTGAAGGGGGCGCTGCGGGACGGCCTCCTCAGCGGCTGA
- a CDS encoding lipid-transfer protein — protein MAAGSGGLKDATAIVGIGQTPFAKRLPEDERTLACRAVLAALDDAGIAPGEVDALASYTMEETDEVELAKACGFGDLTFFSKVGYGGGGSCATVAHLAAAVATGQASVGVAWRSRKRGSGPRPWTNTAVQLPTPAQWTRPFGLLRPADEIAMLARRYMHEYGATRDHLFNVALACRNRANQNPAAIMYDRPLTREMYMTSRWISEPLCLFDNCLETDGALACVVVSAERARDCRRKPVYVHSAAQSLPAQHHGMVNYWNDDPLTGPAWTAARHLWKHSDLTPQDVDVAQIYDAFTPLVLLSLEGYGFCGRGEGGAFTEGGALETGGLLPVNTGGGGLSEAYVHGFNLVNEGVKQLRGTSTAQVPGASACLVTAGEGVPTSALLLRS, from the coding sequence ATGGCAGCAGGATCGGGAGGCCTCAAGGACGCCACCGCCATCGTCGGCATAGGCCAGACGCCCTTCGCCAAGCGGCTCCCCGAGGACGAACGCACCCTCGCCTGCCGTGCCGTCCTGGCCGCCCTCGACGACGCCGGGATCGCGCCCGGCGAGGTCGACGCCCTCGCCTCCTACACCATGGAGGAGACGGACGAGGTCGAGCTGGCGAAGGCCTGCGGCTTCGGCGACCTCACCTTCTTCAGCAAGGTCGGCTACGGAGGCGGCGGTTCGTGTGCCACCGTCGCCCATCTCGCCGCCGCCGTCGCCACCGGCCAGGCGAGCGTCGGGGTCGCCTGGCGGTCGCGCAAGCGGGGCAGCGGGCCCCGGCCGTGGACCAACACGGCCGTCCAGCTGCCGACCCCGGCCCAGTGGACCCGGCCGTTCGGGCTGCTCCGGCCGGCCGACGAGATCGCCATGCTCGCCCGTCGCTACATGCACGAGTACGGCGCCACCCGCGATCACCTGTTCAACGTCGCCCTGGCCTGCCGCAACCGCGCCAACCAGAACCCCGCCGCGATCATGTACGACCGGCCCCTGACCCGCGAGATGTACATGACGTCCCGCTGGATCAGCGAGCCCCTCTGCCTCTTCGACAACTGCCTGGAGACGGACGGGGCGCTGGCCTGTGTCGTCGTCTCCGCCGAGCGCGCCCGGGACTGCCGCCGGAAACCCGTCTACGTCCATTCCGCCGCCCAGTCGCTCCCCGCCCAGCACCACGGCATGGTCAACTACTGGAACGACGACCCCCTCACCGGACCGGCCTGGACCGCCGCCCGGCACCTGTGGAAGCACTCCGACCTGACGCCCCAGGACGTGGACGTCGCCCAGATCTACGACGCCTTCACGCCTCTGGTCCTGCTGTCGCTGGAGGGCTACGGCTTCTGCGGGCGGGGCGAGGGCGGGGCGTTCACCGAGGGTGGGGCGCTGGAGACCGGCGGGCTGCTGCCCGTGAACACCGGCGGGGGCGGGCTGTCCGAGGCCTATGTCCACGGCTTCAACCTCGTCAACGAAGGCGTGAAGCAGTTGCGCGGGACCAGTACCGCGCAGGTGCCGGGCGCGTCGGCCTGCCTGGTCACGGCGGGTGAAGGAGTGCCCACCTCCGCCCTTCTGCTGAGGAGTTGA